Below is a genomic region from Chloroflexi bacterium ADurb.Bin180.
TTCCGGCGACCCACATCGGCGTCGGCGAGAATCAGTTCACCGGCGAGTACTTTACCCTGGAGCCGGGCCTGCACGTGTGGCCGCTCGACCCGCGCATCGTGCCCTTTGCCGTCAACGTCACCAAGTACGACCTGCGCCGGCAGATCATCGAGATCGGCGGCGAGCCGGCCAAGATGAATGGCGTGCAGACCGACTCGAACTCACCGGGGCGCCCGATCGTATTCTTCTTTGCCCGCGGCTGGGCCTACCCGAACCGGGAGACCATCATCGAGCTGCATCGCAAGTATGGCAAGACCTACCTGGATAGCTGGGTGGAGCGAGTGTGGATCTCGTCGCTCAAGGCCATTCAGGGGGAAAAGCCCTACGACTATGTGGGCAACTCTCGCGTGGCCATGGAAAACGAGGTCGAGAAAGGCCTGCAGCTCCAGTTGATGGGAGAAAACGACAAGCCGCTGGTGTTTGTTTCACAACTGGCCATCGTCGACTTTGATTATGACGACAATGTGAGCGGCTACCTTAACGAGGTGGCCAAGAAAGAGTTCGAGCGCCAGTCCGCCGAGCAGCAGGTGATCATCAACCAGAAGCTGCAAGAGGCAGCCAAGGTCAAGGCCGAGACGGACTATATCACCGCCAAGCGTCAGGCCGAGGCAGAGGCCATCGCTCGCCAGACCATGGCCGACTCGGAGGCCTATGCCACCAAGGTCAAGGCCGACGCCGAGGCCTACTCCATCCGCGTGGTGCGTGAGGAGCTGGCCAAGGCGCCGGCTGAGGCATTGAGCTACTTCCAGATCCAGCGCTGGGACGGCAAGCTGCCGATGTACAACCTGGGCGGGGCTACGCCACTGCTGCAGCTTCCGCAGACATCGACCACCACCGGCCAATAGCCGGAAACACAGAGGGGGCAGGCGAAGGCCTGCCCCCTCTTCTTTTGGCCCTCGTTGGTCGCCAGAGCCGCTAGCCTAGCAGCGGTGGCAGCTCCAGCAAGTTCTCCAGCACCCACTCTGGCTTGACCGGCGACTGAGCCAGGTCCTCTCGCCGCGTTGCTCCGGTGAGCACCAGTGCGGTATGCATTCCTGCCTCGAGGCCCATGCGTATGTCCGTCTCCAGTCGATCACCGACCATCAGGCATTCCCCTGCCCTGACTTGCAGCAGCTCCAGGGCAGTCTGCATAATCAGCGGTGACGGCTTCCCAGCCAGCAGCTCCATCTGGCGACCGGTGCTGTGCTCCAGCGCAGCGATGGTAGCACCGGCATCGGGAATGGCCCCGCCGGGCATGGGGCAGGCCCTGTCGGCGTTGGTAGCAAAGAACCGTGCCCCGTGCCGCAGAGCTTGATAGGCCGTGTTGAGCTTGCGGTAATCAAGCGTGCGGTCAAAGGCCACGATCACCGCATCGATG
It encodes:
- the yutF_2 gene encoding putative hydrolase YutF — protein: MVANLRAGLNGVVFDLDGTIYLGDRALPGAVKSVAWLRANRVRTAFVTNKPLAGAADYAAKLTGLGIPTPPEQVITSAVVLGRHLARHFPNLRYYVVGEEYLKDELRAMGLVVADELCDQSELEVIDPSGIDAVIVAFDRTLDYRKLNTAYQALRHGARFFATNADRACPMPGGAIPDAGATIAALEHSTGRQMELLAGKPSPLIMQTALELLQVRAGECLMVGDRLETDIRMGLEAGMHTALVLTGATRREDLAQSPVKPEWVLENLLELPPLLG